One window of the Oceanicaulis sp. genome contains the following:
- a CDS encoding efflux RND transporter permease subunit, whose protein sequence is MSETGGADRDEQIPPSAGSGWPGKGLVGWFVKNPVAANLLMILFLAGGAFTAATIPTEVFPTLSPGQVQVSVIYPGATPGDVEESVTRRIEEAVLGIDGVERVRSVASEGRGTVTVELRQFADAQIVKDDVETAVDSIADFPPAEAEQVQIRVPQPVTTVLTFALTGPVSERTLRQAGEMAERDLLTRPEITTVSLRGVRQYEISISVSEDALRRYGLSFSEVSQAVRNASLDLSGGEIRTAAGDILLRTNARRETGEAFEDVIVRSSTSGARVRLGDVAEIRDGFQDEPLISEFDGEPAVFVDVQIQGSEDLLDVRNGAVAWLQSDPALPEGVTATIASDQSKVFRERIALLARNAIIGFTLVFLLLVLMLDLRLAFWVAMGVPISFLGGFALFGAAGVTLNFITTFGLIVVLGIVVDDAIVVGENTDRERTKGRTPEEAAIAGVTGVAAPVFVGVLTTMAAFGPLIFSGGEFGEITRPIPIVVICILAVSLVEAFLILPSHLAHGRDWSRGPLKKIQDSVANALRRFAEGPVANWAHFAAKTRYLVALGGIAILALVMSLAVTGIVRFVFFPSIDSEQVIANLTLPEGAPFEETRRAAERMVEAAEALQEKYEEAGAPAIDNILVTIGGRTSLFGGPGSTQSTTVASNIAQIELQLAAASRRDIGSSELEAEWRDRIGQLPGVERLTIVSSAGPQQSDIAYELSHPDNATLEDAVRRFAEELGRIEGVTEIDDGFDLGKRQLNFTLTPAGEAAGLTPSDIARQVRQAFFGEEVQRIQRGRDEVRVFVRYPERLRDDLAALSELRIRLPQTLQPAAEPGAPPEPSETGALPLSVAAAITETRSYTQIERIDGRRVIEATADVDEAIITPGEARGIVESEILNQLVEDYPGLEYRLAGAGREQQQDFASLGQGLMVAVLIMYALLATQLRSYVQPLIILIAIPFGVGGAILGHFLLGYDLSFPSIFGIVALSGVVVNASIVLIDRYNINVGERGIDPIEGVAEAASRRFRPVLITTLTTALGLLPIITETSPQAQFLVPMAVSLGAGLVFAAISILMLLPAFVLIVEDIRAHQLDAFLIALAVIVTLAGFAVLGAFGTLLVPVAIAVIVWRVIAARNSGRTIADAQTV, encoded by the coding sequence ATGAGCGAGACCGGCGGCGCAGATCGCGACGAGCAGATCCCGCCCTCGGCCGGATCGGGCTGGCCTGGAAAGGGGCTGGTGGGCTGGTTCGTGAAGAACCCGGTCGCCGCGAACCTGTTGATGATCCTGTTCCTCGCCGGCGGCGCCTTCACCGCGGCGACGATCCCGACCGAGGTCTTCCCCACCCTCTCGCCCGGTCAGGTGCAGGTCAGCGTGATCTATCCCGGCGCCACGCCCGGCGACGTGGAGGAAAGCGTCACCCGCCGCATCGAGGAAGCGGTGCTGGGCATCGACGGCGTGGAGCGCGTGCGCTCGGTGGCCTCTGAAGGCCGGGGTACGGTGACGGTCGAGCTGCGCCAGTTCGCCGACGCCCAGATCGTCAAGGACGATGTCGAAACGGCGGTGGACTCCATCGCCGACTTCCCGCCCGCCGAGGCCGAACAGGTGCAGATCCGCGTGCCCCAGCCGGTGACCACCGTGCTGACCTTCGCGCTGACCGGCCCGGTCAGCGAGCGCACCCTGCGCCAGGCCGGCGAAATGGCCGAGCGCGACCTGCTCACCCGGCCGGAGATCACCACCGTCTCGCTGCGCGGCGTGCGCCAGTACGAAATCTCGATCTCGGTCAGCGAGGACGCGCTCAGGCGCTACGGCTTGAGTTTTTCGGAAGTCTCTCAGGCCGTGCGCAACGCTTCGCTCGACCTGTCGGGCGGGGAGATCCGCACTGCGGCCGGCGACATCCTGCTGCGCACGAACGCCAGGCGCGAGACCGGCGAAGCGTTCGAGGACGTGATCGTGCGCTCCTCGACCAGCGGTGCGCGGGTGCGTCTGGGCGATGTCGCCGAGATCCGCGACGGGTTTCAGGACGAGCCGCTGATCAGCGAGTTCGACGGCGAGCCGGCCGTGTTCGTCGACGTGCAGATCCAGGGCAGCGAAGACTTGCTCGACGTGCGCAACGGCGCGGTGGCCTGGCTTCAATCCGATCCGGCCCTGCCTGAAGGCGTGACGGCCACCATCGCGTCAGACCAGTCCAAGGTCTTCCGCGAGCGCATCGCGCTTCTGGCGCGCAACGCCATCATCGGCTTCACGCTCGTCTTCCTTCTGCTGGTGCTGATGCTCGATCTGCGGCTCGCCTTCTGGGTGGCGATGGGCGTGCCGATCTCGTTCCTGGGCGGCTTCGCGCTGTTCGGCGCGGCGGGCGTGACGCTGAATTTCATCACCACGTTCGGCCTCATCGTCGTGCTCGGCATTGTGGTCGACGACGCCATCGTGGTGGGCGAGAACACAGACCGCGAGCGCACCAAGGGCCGAACGCCCGAGGAGGCCGCCATCGCGGGGGTGACCGGCGTGGCCGCGCCGGTCTTCGTGGGCGTTCTGACGACCATGGCCGCCTTCGGTCCGCTGATCTTCTCCGGCGGTGAGTTCGGCGAGATCACCCGGCCGATCCCGATCGTGGTGATCTGCATTCTCGCGGTCTCGCTGGTCGAGGCCTTCCTGATCCTTCCCAGCCACCTGGCCCATGGCCGGGACTGGTCGCGCGGTCCGCTGAAGAAGATCCAGGACAGCGTCGCGAACGCCCTGCGCCGCTTCGCCGAGGGGCCGGTGGCGAACTGGGCGCATTTCGCCGCGAAGACCCGCTATCTGGTGGCGCTGGGCGGGATCGCGATCCTGGCGCTGGTGATGTCGCTGGCGGTCACGGGGATCGTGCGCTTCGTGTTCTTTCCTTCGATCGATTCAGAGCAGGTGATCGCCAACCTCACCTTGCCCGAGGGCGCGCCGTTTGAAGAAACCCGCCGCGCCGCCGAGCGCATGGTCGAGGCCGCCGAGGCGCTGCAGGAGAAGTACGAGGAGGCCGGCGCGCCGGCGATCGACAACATCCTGGTGACCATCGGCGGGCGCACCAGCCTGTTCGGCGGGCCGGGGTCGACGCAATCGACGACGGTGGCGTCCAACATCGCGCAGATCGAACTGCAGCTCGCCGCCGCCTCACGCCGCGATATCGGGTCGAGCGAGCTCGAGGCCGAATGGCGCGACCGGATCGGCCAGCTTCCCGGCGTGGAGCGGCTGACCATCGTCTCCTCGGCCGGTCCGCAGCAATCGGACATCGCCTACGAACTCAGCCATCCCGACAACGCCACGCTGGAAGACGCGGTGCGCCGCTTCGCCGAGGAGCTGGGCCGGATCGAAGGCGTCACCGAAATCGACGACGGCTTCGATCTGGGCAAGCGGCAGCTCAATTTCACGCTGACCCCGGCGGGCGAAGCGGCGGGCCTGACCCCGTCGGACATCGCCCGGCAGGTGCGTCAGGCCTTCTTCGGCGAGGAAGTCCAGCGCATCCAGCGCGGCCGCGACGAGGTGCGCGTGTTCGTGCGCTATCCCGAACGGCTGAGGGACGATCTCGCCGCGCTGAGCGAGCTGCGCATCCGCCTGCCGCAGACCCTGCAGCCCGCCGCCGAGCCCGGCGCGCCGCCCGAGCCGTCCGAGACCGGCGCGCTGCCGCTTTCGGTGGCCGCGGCGATCACCGAGACCCGCTCCTACACCCAGATCGAGCGCATCGACGGACGCCGCGTGATCGAGGCGACCGCGGACGTGGACGAAGCGATCATTACCCCAGGCGAAGCGCGCGGGATCGTGGAGAGCGAGATCCTGAACCAGCTGGTGGAGGATTACCCGGGCCTGGAATACCGGCTGGCGGGCGCGGGCCGCGAGCAGCAACAGGATTTCGCCTCGCTGGGCCAGGGCCTGATGGTGGCGGTGCTGATCATGTACGCGCTCCTGGCCACCCAGCTGCGCAGCTATGTCCAGCCGCTGATCATCCTCATAGCCATTCCGTTCGGCGTCGGCGGCGCGATCCTTGGCCATTTCCTGTTGGGATACGACCTCTCCTTCCCCTCGATCTTCGGGATCGTCGCGCTGTCAGGGGTGGTGGTGAACGCCTCGATCGTGCTGATCGACCGGTACAACATCAATGTCGGCGAACGCGGGATAGATCCCATCGAGGGCGTCGCAGAGGCGGCCAGCCGGCGCTTCAGGCCGGTGCTGATCACCACGCTGACGACCGCGCTGGGCCTGCTCCCGATCATCACCGAGACGAGCCCTCAGGCGCAATTCCTGGTGCCGATGGCGGTCTCGCTGGGCGCGGGGCTCGTCTTCGCGGCGATCTCGATCCTGATGCTGCTGCCCGCCTTCGTCCTCATCGTGGAGGACATTCGCGCCCATCAGCTCGACGCCTTCCTGATCGCGCTGGCGGTGATCGTCACGTTGGCGGGCTTCGCCGTGCTGGGCGCGTTCGGCACCCTGCTCGTCCCGGTCGCGATCGCGGTGATCGTCTGGCGCGTGATCGCGGCCCGCAACAGCGGGCGCACGATCGCCGACGCGCAGACGGTCTAG
- a CDS encoding autotransporter assembly complex family protein: MPPAVATALALIAAVCLSAASTAAPMARIEGIEDRSLRAGLAEALGEADPAEDRFRARERAQDAAERARLWLESQGYYAAVVDPRLDEAQRPVIRVRPGPQFTFGSVEVVFDQPAGAPPPEPEARRALGLAVGDPITARGVIDARARVLAELRSSGYPDAAEGDHEIIVDHAVDQAFADFLFRTGDFIRFGDPEFAGGLAELDPEYIDRLAPYEIGEPASRPALAEFASRLQGLEAIAVADARLAPAGVEDENGYRLVDVRADPAPRHRLEGIASYSTDEGIGAEIAWTRRNLFGQAELLTLAGQLAELERSVSAEFVAPHWRQYGQELTLFAEAAQERTDAFDQDVVRTSATLTRQVTERISASAGVEFSTAEIRDARGERRLNTLSAPIGAAYDGRDDPLDPRNGVFVDLAAEPGWSFGDNDVRFVRLVGGLRGYRGVSDKIVLAGRVRVGTLQGASAFRVGVDERFYAGGGGSVRGYAYQSLSPFRPSPITNVLEPFGGAALAEVSGEVRYRYNERFGAVVFVDGGAATEDSQPDFGAMRYGAGLGLRYYPGFGPLRVDIATPLDPRERDDVVQVYISIGQSF; the protein is encoded by the coding sequence ATGCCGCCCGCAGTCGCGACCGCGCTCGCCCTGATCGCAGCTGTGTGCCTGAGCGCAGCCTCGACCGCCGCGCCCATGGCGCGCATCGAGGGGATCGAGGACCGCAGCCTGCGCGCCGGTCTGGCCGAAGCGCTGGGCGAGGCCGATCCGGCTGAAGATCGTTTCCGCGCGCGCGAGCGGGCGCAGGACGCCGCCGAACGTGCGCGGCTCTGGCTTGAAAGCCAGGGCTATTACGCCGCCGTGGTCGATCCGCGCCTGGACGAGGCGCAGCGGCCCGTCATCCGCGTGCGGCCCGGCCCGCAATTCACCTTCGGCTCGGTCGAGGTGGTTTTCGACCAGCCCGCGGGTGCGCCGCCGCCGGAGCCTGAAGCCCGCCGCGCGCTGGGGCTCGCGGTCGGTGATCCGATCACCGCGCGCGGCGTGATCGACGCCCGCGCCCGCGTGCTCGCCGAGCTGCGCAGCTCGGGCTATCCGGACGCGGCCGAGGGCGATCATGAGATCATCGTCGATCATGCGGTCGATCAGGCCTTCGCCGATTTTCTTTTCAGGACCGGCGACTTCATCCGCTTCGGCGATCCCGAATTCGCCGGCGGCCTGGCCGAGCTCGATCCTGAATACATCGATCGGCTCGCTCCCTATGAGATCGGCGAACCGGCGAGCCGGCCGGCGCTGGCCGAGTTCGCGAGCCGGCTTCAGGGGCTCGAAGCGATCGCGGTGGCCGACGCCCGGCTCGCACCCGCCGGCGTGGAGGATGAGAACGGCTACCGGCTGGTGGACGTTCGCGCCGATCCTGCGCCCAGGCACAGGCTGGAAGGCATCGCGTCGTATTCCACTGACGAAGGGATCGGCGCGGAAATCGCCTGGACGCGCCGCAATCTGTTCGGCCAGGCCGAGCTTCTGACCCTCGCCGGCCAGCTCGCCGAACTCGAACGCTCGGTGTCTGCGGAGTTCGTCGCGCCCCACTGGAGGCAGTACGGCCAGGAGCTGACGCTGTTCGCCGAAGCCGCCCAGGAGCGCACTGACGCCTTCGACCAGGACGTGGTGCGCACCAGCGCTACGCTCACCCGCCAGGTCACCGAACGCATCAGCGCGAGCGCCGGGGTGGAGTTCTCCACCGCCGAGATCCGCGACGCGCGCGGCGAGCGGCGGCTGAACACGCTCTCCGCGCCGATCGGGGCGGCCTATGACGGGCGCGACGATCCGCTCGATCCCAGAAACGGTGTATTCGTCGATCTCGCCGCCGAGCCGGGCTGGTCGTTCGGCGATAACGACGTGCGCTTCGTCCGGCTCGTGGGCGGGCTGAGGGGCTATCGCGGCGTTAGCGACAAGATCGTGCTCGCCGGCCGGGTGCGGGTGGGCACGCTGCAGGGCGCGTCGGCCTTCCGGGTGGGCGTGGACGAGCGCTTCTACGCCGGCGGCGGCGGGTCGGTGCGCGGCTACGCCTATCAGAGCCTGTCCCCGTTCAGGCCCAGCCCGATCACCAACGTGCTCGAACCGTTCGGCGGGGCGGCGCTGGCCGAGGTGAGCGGCGAGGTGCGCTACCGGTATAACGAACGCTTCGGCGCGGTGGTGTTCGTCGACGGCGGCGCGGCCACCGAGGACAGCCAGCCCGATTTCGGTGCGATGCGTTACGGCGCGGGTTTGGGGCTGCGCTACTATCCCGGCTTCGGTCCCCTGCGCGTGGACATCGCCACCCCGCTCGATCCCCGGGAGCGCGACGACGTGGTTCAGGTCTACATCTCGATCGGACAATCGTTTTGA
- a CDS encoding efflux RND transporter periplasmic adaptor subunit produces the protein MSEECQRLRQDDARREAGGDGRSEDDGRGWIGWLQIAAVVLVVLIAVALTVWLSNQGGEAGERPPERPPVPVRVTEPVVADHQVDIEVTGTVTVTAFVNLVPEVGGRVIEVSDAVRTGASFTAGEILFRIDPRDYEVALTRARSQLATARSQFAQTRAEAEVAREEWDNLYPGQPITALAAREPQLEAARGQLLSAEAQVRQAELDLERTTFSLPFSGRITESRLEVGQQLAPGQSYGTAYDFEAVELVAPVPPTDLARIGAATGRPAQVRLEAGGPVFEAVVARTGARLDARTRFIDLYIDPGAEGRTLQPGLFADVRILGPELENVMILPANAVIGLDQVRLVEDGAIVSERVQVLDRPRGRVIVRPFDIHDGLIVSPLPEGAEGRDTEIVETVEPPAPEFDPGYAPAPPLRDASGERPDSPAEAEAMEEDRETLAPPEDRAGERG, from the coding sequence ATGAGCGAAGAATGCCAGCGATTGCGGCAGGACGATGCCCGTCGCGAGGCCGGCGGGGATGGCCGGAGCGAGGATGACGGCCGCGGCTGGATCGGCTGGCTGCAGATCGCCGCTGTCGTGCTCGTGGTGCTGATCGCCGTCGCGCTGACGGTCTGGCTGTCCAATCAGGGCGGCGAGGCGGGCGAACGTCCGCCCGAGCGCCCGCCCGTCCCGGTGCGCGTGACCGAGCCGGTCGTCGCCGATCATCAGGTCGATATCGAGGTGACCGGCACCGTCACGGTCACCGCCTTCGTCAATCTCGTCCCTGAAGTCGGCGGACGGGTGATCGAGGTGTCCGACGCGGTGCGCACGGGCGCGAGCTTCACCGCCGGGGAGATCCTGTTCCGCATCGATCCGCGCGATTACGAAGTCGCGCTGACCCGCGCCCGCTCCCAGCTCGCCACCGCGCGCAGCCAGTTCGCCCAGACCCGGGCCGAAGCCGAGGTCGCCCGCGAAGAATGGGACAATCTCTATCCCGGCCAGCCGATCACCGCGCTCGCCGCCCGCGAGCCCCAGCTCGAAGCTGCGCGCGGCCAGCTCCTGTCGGCTGAAGCGCAGGTGCGGCAGGCTGAGCTCGATCTCGAGCGCACGACGTTCTCCCTGCCTTTCTCCGGCCGGATCACCGAAAGCCGGCTCGAGGTCGGCCAGCAGCTCGCACCCGGCCAGTCCTACGGCACGGCGTATGATTTCGAGGCGGTGGAGCTGGTCGCGCCGGTTCCTCCCACCGATCTCGCGCGCATCGGCGCAGCGACCGGACGGCCCGCCCAGGTCCGGCTGGAAGCGGGCGGTCCGGTGTTCGAGGCGGTCGTGGCCCGTACAGGAGCCCGGCTCGACGCCCGCACGCGCTTCATCGATCTTTATATCGATCCCGGCGCGGAAGGACGCACCCTGCAGCCGGGCCTGTTCGCCGACGTGCGCATTCTCGGTCCCGAACTCGAAAACGTGATGATCCTGCCCGCCAACGCCGTGATCGGGCTCGATCAGGTGCGTCTGGTGGAAGACGGCGCGATCGTTTCAGAGCGCGTGCAGGTGCTCGACCGGCCGCGCGGCCGGGTCATCGTCCGGCCGTTCGATATTCATGACGGCTTGATCGTCTCCCCGCTGCCTGAAGGCGCGGAAGGGCGCGACACCGAAATCGTCGAGACTGTCGAACCGCCCGCCCCGGAGTTCGACCCCGGCTACGCGCCCGCCCCGCCTCTGCGCGATGCGAGCGGCGAGCGCCCCGACAGCCCGGCCGAAGCCGAGGCGATGGAGGAAGACCGCGAGACGCTCGCCCCGCCTGAAGACCGCGCCGGAGAGCGCGGATGA
- a CDS encoding translocation/assembly module TamB domain-containing protein, whose protein sequence is MSAEEQTPARKKRRLIARPLAWLSGIATFVILLAVGAVLLVTGPLGRELVRDYVDGREVAGYGTLDLGRIDGALFSDFQIDRLAIETGEGPWLIAEDVTVEWDWLALLDRRIQIEAIGAERIEILRRPEREPQESGGGSFDWELALDNISIGTVYLAEGVAGPEAEYAVDAAVSNAGGGWSGRLQATRLDAAGDEIDLDFVYRDTIEIDGTLEAAPGGPLAELLRAPDRGATVRVDASGDLQSGSGEAGIVIGGQAAVNARVDWSAERLTASGRVRPAIWPEFERLQTLLGGPADFQLSLPLDGAINTADLDSFTLELGAPEADLTISPAGERRYRVSGRAGAGLVATATDGQVAASSVQVEDGLVDLSGESWRFSGDVAASDLDLPGEYRFGRVSGPLSVAGPTENLTIEGDLQTEGVRHDNQTIANLLGSAPGIDAAVRYDQDAQRLRIDRAALNGAAGPISLSGLVDIGAERFDIEAASPSFRADTLTDQLAGRGAVDVTASGAFDGAVDFTAEISGFQPAGALAERLSGPIEARVTGSRTADGALFFERVQAQSPDLAVDATGAIEGETYTLQGEAAYSGESPVGGVSLAGTLEAAFEATYSPGGLDARIDAQAGRVSAGPVQVDGARLRVRTSGPLDDLSGEARLTGESPRGPVDLSADFARRGETLSLTGLEGQAGGLTVEGDAEVGPETITADLNVAPSEGFGALEVSVTVANGEVDVQASATDLIAGDLSYFDQFDLTLTGPLEDARFTLDAAGAYGARFEIDAEGRVQLAGGPLEATAMLTGEYGPVDFASLEPITITGDPLSANALLSVGEGRARVSFEGGETTRLYAELDTVPAAVLSLRRAREPVEGTLSGVLDLVREGGVWTGQGEITGQGLQPGLADYDRPIEGRVALDLTTEALTLDVSANGPELTATAQGRIVTGPVSSPADLTDETNPIEASARVDGRIGSLAAFHLGAGQALTGRADVFADVSGTVGDPDLSGRARLSDASFSDSATGLDLRELTMAATFTQSRAEITELSAVDGEGGRLTGGGTIEFAGGLSVDAEADFTDFRVVDRDDVSAVATGNVDFTFSDGEGLVSGRAEIDRAEVSPPDAGRPAIPSIEVTEVNVPAGVRPPDDDPTGAAVIALEYQVDAPRRIFVRGANFDTEWGAELAIGGTIDDPEVYGVVRAVRGRADLLGRVFDIESGVVRLQGDPREASLDLTAVREERDITARIVVDGTVTDPSISLASTPSLPPDEVASRILFGEGAANLSGLQAAQLAASLASLSGSGGGFDPLGALRQASGLDQLGVRQDAEGDTVVAGGRYISEDVYLELESGTSSAAPATTIEWELTRRFTLLSRVDADGEASVAVSWRTEYDDNPFGEDGLFDFDRLDIFGLNFGGGERDEEPADGEADAAPPAEEDRPAQVLQRLGG, encoded by the coding sequence TTGAGCGCTGAAGAGCAAACTCCGGCGCGCAAGAAGCGCAGGCTGATCGCCCGCCCGCTGGCCTGGCTGTCGGGGATCGCGACCTTCGTGATCCTGCTCGCGGTCGGCGCGGTCCTGCTCGTCACCGGCCCGCTCGGCCGGGAACTCGTGCGCGATTATGTCGACGGCCGGGAGGTGGCCGGATACGGCACGCTTGATCTGGGGCGGATCGACGGCGCGCTGTTCAGCGATTTCCAGATCGACCGGCTGGCGATCGAGACCGGCGAGGGTCCCTGGCTGATCGCCGAGGACGTGACCGTCGAATGGGACTGGCTGGCGCTGCTCGACCGGCGCATCCAGATCGAGGCGATCGGCGCGGAGCGGATCGAGATCCTGCGCCGGCCCGAGCGCGAACCGCAGGAAAGCGGCGGCGGAAGCTTCGACTGGGAGCTGGCGCTCGACAATATTTCGATCGGCACGGTCTATCTCGCCGAGGGCGTCGCCGGGCCGGAAGCCGAGTACGCGGTGGACGCCGCGGTCTCCAACGCCGGAGGCGGCTGGTCCGGGCGGCTTCAGGCCACCCGGCTCGACGCGGCGGGCGACGAGATCGATCTCGACTTCGTCTATCGCGACACGATCGAGATCGACGGCACGCTCGAGGCTGCGCCCGGCGGTCCGCTCGCCGAACTGCTGCGCGCGCCCGACCGCGGCGCGACGGTGCGGGTGGACGCCTCGGGCGATCTGCAATCGGGATCGGGCGAGGCCGGGATCGTCATCGGCGGGCAAGCGGCCGTAAACGCCCGCGTGGACTGGAGCGCCGAACGGCTCACCGCTTCGGGCCGCGTGCGGCCGGCGATCTGGCCGGAGTTCGAACGGCTTCAGACGCTTCTGGGCGGTCCTGCGGATTTTCAGCTCAGCCTGCCGCTCGACGGGGCGATCAACACCGCCGATCTCGACAGTTTCACGCTCGAACTCGGCGCGCCCGAGGCCGACCTCACGATCAGCCCGGCGGGCGAGCGGCGCTATCGGGTTTCGGGCCGCGCCGGGGCTGGGCTCGTGGCGACCGCGACGGACGGGCAAGTGGCCGCGTCTTCGGTTCAGGTCGAGGACGGTCTCGTGGATCTGTCCGGCGAGAGCTGGCGCTTCTCAGGCGACGTCGCCGCGAGCGATCTCGATCTGCCCGGCGAATACCGTTTCGGACGAGTCTCCGGACCGCTCAGCGTTGCCGGGCCGACCGAAAATCTCACCATCGAGGGCGATCTTCAGACCGAGGGCGTCCGGCACGACAACCAGACGATCGCAAACCTGCTCGGGTCCGCGCCGGGCATCGACGCGGCGGTGCGTTATGATCAGGACGCTCAGCGGCTTCGGATCGACCGGGCGGCGCTGAACGGCGCGGCGGGGCCGATCTCGCTGTCGGGTCTCGTCGATATCGGCGCCGAGCGCTTCGACATCGAAGCGGCCTCGCCGAGCTTCCGGGCCGACACGCTGACCGATCAGCTCGCCGGGCGCGGCGCGGTCGACGTGACGGCGTCCGGCGCGTTCGATGGCGCGGTGGACTTCACAGCCGAGATTTCAGGTTTCCAGCCGGCAGGCGCGCTGGCCGAGCGGCTGTCCGGCCCGATCGAAGCGCGGGTGACCGGTTCGCGCACCGCGGACGGCGCATTGTTCTTCGAACGCGTGCAGGCGCAAAGCCCCGACCTCGCCGTGGACGCGACGGGCGCGATCGAGGGCGAGACCTATACGCTTCAAGGCGAGGCGGCCTATTCCGGCGAAAGCCCTGTCGGCGGCGTGTCGCTGGCGGGCACGCTGGAAGCGGCGTTCGAAGCCACCTATTCCCCCGGCGGGCTGGACGCGCGCATCGACGCGCAGGCCGGCCGCGTCAGCGCAGGCCCGGTGCAGGTCGACGGCGCGCGCTTGCGCGTGCGCACCTCAGGGCCGCTCGACGATCTTTCCGGCGAAGCCCGGCTGACCGGGGAAAGCCCGCGCGGCCCGGTCGATCTCAGCGCCGACTTCGCACGCCGCGGCGAAACCCTGTCGCTGACGGGCCTTGAAGGACAGGCGGGCGGGCTGACCGTCGAGGGCGACGCCGAAGTGGGGCCCGAGACGATCACCGCCGACCTCAATGTCGCGCCGTCCGAAGGCTTCGGCGCGCTGGAGGTTTCCGTCACCGTCGCGAACGGCGAGGTCGACGTTCAGGCGAGCGCGACCGATCTGATCGCAGGCGATCTGAGTTATTTCGACCAGTTCGACCTCACCCTGACCGGGCCTCTGGAGGATGCGCGCTTCACGCTGGACGCCGCAGGCGCCTATGGCGCGCGCTTCGAGATCGACGCAGAAGGCCGGGTGCAGCTCGCGGGCGGTCCGCTGGAGGCGACCGCAATGCTGACCGGCGAATACGGCCCGGTCGACTTCGCCAGCCTCGAGCCGATCACGATCACCGGCGATCCGCTTTCTGCGAACGCGCTGCTGAGCGTCGGCGAAGGCCGGGCGCGGGTGTCGTTCGAGGGCGGAGAAACCACCCGCCTCTACGCCGAGCTGGACACCGTGCCCGCCGCCGTCCTGTCGCTGCGCCGCGCGCGCGAGCCGGTGGAAGGCACGCTGTCGGGCGTGCTCGATCTGGTGCGCGAGGGCGGGGTCTGGACCGGGCAGGGCGAGATCACGGGACAGGGCCTGCAGCCGGGCCTGGCGGACTATGACCGGCCGATCGAAGGCCGTGTGGCGCTGGACCTGACCACCGAGGCGCTGACCCTGGACGTCAGCGCGAACGGGCCGGAGCTCACCGCGACCGCGCAGGGCCGCATCGTCACCGGCCCGGTGTCCTCACCCGCCGATCTCACCGACGAGACCAATCCGATCGAGGCCAGCGCGCGCGTGGACGGCCGGATCGGCAGCCTTGCGGCGTTCCATCTGGGCGCAGGGCAGGCCCTGACCGGACGGGCGGACGTGTTCGCGGACGTCTCCGGCACGGTGGGCGATCCGGATCTGTCGGGGCGGGCGCGGCTGAGCGATGCGTCCTTCTCGGACTCCGCCACCGGGCTCGATCTGCGCGAGCTGACGATGGCGGCGACCTTCACCCAGAGCCGGGCGGAGATCACCGAACTGAGCGCCGTGGACGGCGAGGGCGGCCGGCTCACGGGCGGCGGAACGATTGAGTTCGCGGGCGGTCTGTCGGTCGACGCCGAGGCGGACTTCACCGATTTCCGCGTCGTCGACCGCGACGACGTTTCGGCGGTGGCGACCGGCAATGTCGATTTCACATTCTCGGACGGCGAGGGTCTGGTCTCCGGCCGGGCGGAGATCGACCGCGCCGAGGTGAGCCCGCCCGACGCCGGCCGGCCCGCCATCCCGAGCATCGAGGTGACCGAGGTCAACGTGCCCGCCGGCGTGCGCCCGCCCGATGACGACCCCACCGGCGCGGCGGTGATCGCGCTGGAATATCAGGTCGACGCCCCGCGGCGCATCTTCGTTCGCGGCGCGAACTTCGACACCGAATGGGGCGCGGAGCTGGCCATCGGCGGCACGATCGACGATCCCGAAGTCTACGGCGTGGTGCGCGCGGTGCGCGGCCGGGCCGATCTTCTGGGCCGTGTGTTCGACATCGAAAGCGGCGTGGTGCGCCTTCAGGGCGATCCGCGCGAGGCGAGCCTCGATCTCACCGCCGTGCGCGAGGAGCGCGACATCACCGCGCGCATCGTGGTGGACGGCACGGTCACCGATCCTTCGATCTCGCTGGCTTCGACGCCGTCCCTGCCGCCTGACGAGGTGGCGAGCCGGATCCTGTTCGGCGAAGGCGCGGCCAATCTCTCCGGGCTTCAGGCGGCGCAGCTCGCCGCCTCGCTGGCCTCGCTGTCGGGCTCGGGCGGCGGGTTCGATCCGCTGGGCGCGCTGCGCCAGGCCTCGGGCCTGGATCAGCTGGGCGTGCGCCAGGACGCCGAGGGCGACACGGTCGTCGCGGGTGGGCGCTATATCAGCGAAGACGTCTATCTCGAACTTGAGTCCGGCACCTCCAGCGCCGCGCCGGCCACCACGATCGAGTGGGAGCTGACCCGCCGCTTCACCCTGCTCTCGCGCGTGGACGCGGACGGGGAGGCGAGCGTGGCGGTGAGCTGGCGCACCGAATACGACGACAATCCGTTCGGCGAGGACGGGCTGTTCGACTTCGACCGGCTGGACATTTTCGGCCTCAATTTCGGCGGCGGCGAGAGGGACGAAGAGCCCGCAGACGGAGAGGCCGACGCGGCTCCGCCTGCCGAGGAGGACCGGCCCGCGCAGGTTCTGCAACGCCTGGGCGGGTAG